The window AATGAACTCAAAAGGGCACAACGCGCTGGGACAGATCCGATTCATCCAGGCCAATTTACAGCGCTCCAAACTAGCAACAGCGGAACTGCTAGAGACGGCGACGAGGAAAGGGATTTCGGTAGCCCTAGTCCAAGAACCATACGTGGGAAAGACCGGGACACTGAAACAACAACCTGGCACTAGAGTCATCCAGTGCACTCTGAACCGCCAAAAGCCCGTAAAGGCGGCAATAATAGTCTTCGGCGACCATCTGGAGGTTATCCAAGACCCCCAGCTGATCACCGAAACGGAAGCTGCAGCTACACTTATGGCGGGAACGCTGAAGCTAGGAGCAGTATCCATCTACTACGAGGGGGATCAGGACATAGACCCATTTATTATGCGCACACAATCTGCGTGTCATAATCTGGGAACTGAAAACCTCGTAGTGGGAGGAGATGTAAACGCCTGGAGTCCATGGTGGGGAAGTGACGTGGAGAACCCCAGAGGAGCCGCATACACCGCCTTCCTAAATAGCATGGATCTCCAGATCCTAAACACCGGGAGCACACCGACCTTTGAAATGCACAGAGGAGATCGACTATGCACCAGTATAGTCGACGTCACCGCCTGCAGTGCATCCCTGCTGGGCAGGATCCAAGGGTGGAAAGTGGATCGAAGCATCACAACATCGGACCATAACGCGATAACCTTTGTCCTCCAGTTGGAAACGGCACTAAAGCCTTTGGAGCCGGTAACAACGCGGAGGTACAACACCAAAAAGGCACGCTGGTCAGACTTCGCCACTCACTTGAGGACCTCCCTAGCAGAAAGCGAGGTATCACCAAGAAACATCCAAAAGGTAAATACCCCGGAGGAACTGGAGATTATGACtgttaattatgtaaacataattcAGGAGGCATGTGAGCAGGCTATTCCTAAACTAGGGTCAGTAAAGAAAAGCACTATCCCGCCATGGTGGTCAAAAGATCTCGAAACAGCCAAAGCGGAGGTGAAGAGGAAAAAAAGACGAATAAGGAACGCAGCCCCAGAGCGGCGCCAGTCAGTAGTCAACGAGTACGTAGAGGCCAAACAAAAATACACAGAAAAGGCAAACTGTGCTGCGACTGAGAGCTGGAAGGAATTCTGCAACAAACAGGAGAGAGAGAGCATGTGGGACGGTGTGTACAGAGTCATCCGGAAAACAGCCGGAAGACATGAAGATACGCTACTCAGGGATACTGGAGGGAGGACACTGAGCCCAGCAGGCTCGGCAGAACTCCTCGCAAACACCTTTTATCCCGAGGACGCAATATCCACCGACACACCGTACCATAAGCACCTCAGAGAACTCACGAAGGGTAACCAGGTATGGGAGGTAGAAAGCCTGTCTGAGGACGACCCGCCATTTACAACGGCAGAGTTGGACTCGGTCCTGAGGGGACTGAATCCAAAAAAGGCCCCAGGACCGGACGGACTCACCTCAGACATCTGCACCAACGCTATCCACTGTAACAGGGAGGTGTTTATGGCAATAGCAAACAAATGCTTGTCGCTGTCGCACTTCCCTAAGCAGTGGAAAATAGCCCACGTGGTCATACTCCAAAAACCTGGTAAAGAAGACTACACCCACCCAAAATCATATAGACCAATCGGCCTACTATCAGTACTTGGCAAGATTGTCGAAAAGATGATGGTAGGACGCCTACAATGGAGGATCTTTCCAACTCTCAGCAGAGCACAATACGGTTTTATGCCACAGCGTGGCACCGAGGACGCTCTCTATGACCTAGTGAATAGAATACGATCAGaagtaaaacaaaagaagatCGCCATTATGATTTCACTGGACATAGAGGGCGCTTTCGATAACGCGTGGTGGCCAGCCTTAAAATACCAACTCGCAACCAGGAAATGCCCCAAAAACTTATACAAAATGGTAAGCTCATACCTCACAGACCGTAAGATCAAGGTCAGTTACGCCAGAGCAGAGCACGAGAGGAGCACCACGAAGGGATGTGTCCAAGGATCAATAGCTGGACCGACCTTCTGGAATCTGCTTCTAGACTCACTGCTTGTTAAACTGGCGGACGATGGGGTATATTGTCAGGCGTTTGCGGACGATGTAGTCCTGCTATTCTCAGGACACGAGATCGAAAGTCTGGAAAACAAGGCGAATACCATCCTAGCCGGAGTAGTGGACTGGGGGATACGCAACAAACTGAACTTTGCTGCGCACAAGACCAGCGCCATGGTAATAACCAAAAAGCTAAAGGTCAGACCCCCAGAACTCTACATGTCCAATAACAGACTAGAAATCGTGTCTGAAACGAAACTCCTGGGCCTCAGGATAGACGATAAACTGACCTTCAAATCACATGTTGCTGCGGTATGCAAAAAGACCGCAGATATATACAAACAACTGGCATGTGCAGCTAAGGTCACCTGGGGTCTAAACACGGAGATAATCAGAACCATCTATGTTGCGGTGATCGAACCCATAGTGCTGTATGCTTCCAGTGCCTGGTACCCGGCAGCGGAGCTCCAAATGATCAAGAGCTTGCTGGACACCATACAAAGGGGCTACGCGCAGAAGATCTGCAAAGCATACCGCACGGTCTCGCTCACATCAGCACTGGTTCTGTCAGGACTGCTTCCGCTTGACATAAGAATCCAGGAAGCCGCAAATCTCTATCTTGCCAAGAAAAACATCACACGGGACTACTTACCACCTGGAGGGGAGCTAGAGCAATGGTTGCACTATCTGGAAAGACCGCATCCATCAAAACTTAAACCAACCGAGTTTGAGCTCTTGGAAAAGCTGGATACCGAAACCATGGACTCGCGCCACATCACTGGACCTCAAATCTTTACTGACGGTAGTAAGATTGGGGGCAAGGTGGGAGCCGCTTTGTCATGGTGGGAAAACGGTAAAGAAACAGCAAATGCAACCTTCCAACTAGATCCCGCCTGCACCGTTTTCCAAGCAGAACTTTACGCACTTTACAGGGCGGCTCAGCAAGCACACCAAAGTGGTCACCCAGTAACCAACATCATGAGTGATTCAAAATCCTCGCTTGAGTTGCTGGAAAACCCGAAGCTGACACACCCCCTGGTAAAAGCTGTAAGGGAAATTGTGGAGGATGCAAGAATGGAGAATAAGGAAATTCGGCTACACTGGATAAGAGCACACGTGGGAACACCTGGAAACGAGAGAGCCGACGAACTAGCCAAAGAGGCAGCTCTAAAAACAGGCCACAGTGTCGACTACAACAAAATTCCTCTGTCACATGTAAAAAGGAAAATCCGCGAAGAATCTGTGAAGAAGTGGCAGGCTAGGTACAGCACCTCACAAACCGGGCGGGTCACGAAAATGTTTTTCCCAGACGTAGGGAAAGCCTACGGCATACTCAGGAAAACGAAAATGACCCCGGTGCTGTGCCAAGCCTTCACTGGTCACGGCGGCTTGGCGGAATACCTTTATCGCTTTAGGCTAAAAGATAGCCCAGCCTGCGAATGTgacccaaacgaaacagaaactgTCGAACACCTTATAGCAGAATGCCCAAGATTCTCGAACCATCGCTACGAGCTCGAACATCAAATCGATCGGGAAATCTCAACCAGAAACTTCCACGATCTCGTAGCGGATCCAGAGAGAAGACCAGACTTCCTGAGGTATGTGgagaagatcttcctcattgCCATCAGGAGAAACAGCAACCCGACGCCGCCAAGCCCAGACTTGAGCAGGACCACCCAGGCCCCGTTACCCCAACAACCCTGCCCGGTGCAGGAAATGCCTATTAGGCAGCTCTTGCTAATGGCAGAAAGGGGAAATCCGGGGTTAAGAACCCGTGGTGTGGCACTGTTCATGGATAACAGCTTTGAGAGATTGGGGATAGGCTTCTGCATCGCGAACGACTCGAGCAGGGTGATGATATCGCCAGGACTCGCAGCGCTAGCGAACGGAAGCACTTCCAAAAACACAATTCGACGCAAAATCTATGAAGCCCTGCCAGAAGTTACAGTAGCTCAACAACCCTGTAGAATATtgcgcacaaagaacaaagttgtcGCAATATTCAACTGGAATCTACTGGAACCACCATTTGCCAGGGCCAGCTCAGTACTAACATCATTCTGCAGCACGGGCGACACACCTGCCCGAATAATTAGCGTCGACGCCATGGCGGTGGGTTATACCAAAGGAACAATAGAGGACTACATTGGTTGCATAGACGCATCGAAAAAGCACCAGGTAGTTGTCTACGAAAACAGGGGAGAGGACCTTAGTTACCTCAAACCCAGGAAAAAACCCAGCGAAACACCTGACTGGGAAAATGTTCCACCCACCATCATGGTTACTCAGGAGCGGAAAAGCGGCGCGGAACAGCTGACACAAAAGTGGCAGGAGGCCGAGAAAACTCAAGGGGAGTCCTCCCAGACAACCTCTGCGCCGACACGTGCCTTTAAAACAGCCATCAGCACGTTCAAATCGGCAATAGCAAGCATGTCTggcgaaaaatcaaaaaagagagcCGAGTCAATGACGCAAGAGGTGGGCAGTGCACTGGCCGCTTTCTTGAAGCCCAGGCCACAGCCCAAAACTTCACCCAGCGACAAACGGACTAACGCCGAAAAAGGCCTGGTCGAACCGCCGACCCTCGGAGTCGTAGTAACACCAATGGACCACATCACGAATGCATTCTTGGAGTTCATGGCTCTCATCAAAGCTGAGCTAGAGGTCAGCCGGAAGACCTGCCATGACATCCTGCAGGCCTACAAACATCAAAACACTGGCCTCTTGACGGTGAGACTCCAGGAAGCTGAAGCGGTTATTTACGACAACGGACGACGGCAAACTCTACATGGAAATGTAGAAAAACTCGACCACATGGCCGCATACAGCGCAATAGCAGGTTTTGTCGAGGTGGACGAAGAGGCGGAAGCAGAAGACAATAAGCCGCGGTTCAAAACACCATCCACCGACCAAATAGTTGTCCTGGCAAAATGCACCAACATAATGCTGGGACAGAGAATCCTCGAACAAGGCAATAGGATAGCGAAGGACGAGAGGGAGCCCCTGAAATCCTGGAAAGCACCCAAAATCACCTGGGTAAACGGAGTTCCTGGCTGTGGGAAGACCACCTGGATAGTGAGGaacttcgagataaatcgtGACGTGGTTCTAACAGCAACCACGGAGGCCAAAAAGGACTTGAAGGAGAAGCTGCAGGCAAAGTACGGAGAGGCATCAACACTCAAAGTCCGCACCATGGCATCGGTCTTGGTAAATGGATTCAAAGAGCAAAGCGAGAGGCACTGCGAGCGCCTCATCGTGGATGAAGCTCTCATGAGCCACCCAGGATCGATAATCATGGCCGCGAAACTTGCCCATGCCAGCGAAATGCTCATTATTGGCGACGAAAACCAGGTGCCCTTCATCGACCGTAGTAACGCTTTCTCATTAAAGTACTCCCGCCCTAGCGTATTCCTCACTATCAACAAACAACTGTTGTGTACGCACAGAAACCCCATGGACGTGGCGTATGCGCTCAACGAAGTGTATGATGGCATATACTCGTCCAACGTTCGGATACAGTCCCTGACCCTGAAGGACTACACTGGTGCCGAGATTCCTAAAGAGACAATTAACACCTTGTACCTTACCCATACCCAAAAAGAAAAGGCTCTCTTGAAGTCCTTGGGATATGGAACGGGAGAGGGATCACGAGTGAACACCATCCACGAGGCCCAGGGTCTGACATCCGAATATGTGGTGATAGTGCGCACTACGGCCAAAAAGTCGCGTATCCACGACGAAATTCCCCACGCGATTGTTGCGGTGTCACGGCACACCATCAGCTGTATATACTACACCGACGACAACACCGACGCAATCGCGAAATTCCTCCTGAGGGTCAGAAGAGTAAAAGCAGCAGACATACGCGAATACAATATTAAGATGGCCCTCCACGACGGGAATGAGACGCTGGCAAGGAGAATAATGAGTGAGACTACGATGGTAAAATCATCGTAGCCTCCCTCATTACACatggcggaaaacaaacactGACCACTGTATACCTAGAGATAAATCattgggaaaaaaaaaaaaaaaaaaaaaaaaaaaaaaaaaaaaaataataattataataaaataaaaattataatgataataataataataacaataataataataataataataattaaaaaaaaaaaaaaaaaaaaaaaaaaaaaaaaattcataggCATAAGTTAGCTAAGTTTAGTTTAATTGCTGCGTCTGGCGTTATTTTGTCACTCACTAGATGTAAGGATGCATGTAGAAGCACGTCTTGTCaaagtgcaatttaaaataaaataaactaataaaaaaagagataaCCTAAAAAAAGGCACGGAGGAAACAGTCCGTGGAGttgtaatctttattttaaaaaaaaaaaaaaaaaacctaacctacctcccccccgtgcagggagtgggtaatttgcgcgcctgctgccttccttggatgtggtagcagtttctcaggctccctcaccggaatcgaaccctgattccccgttacctgcgataaacaatgaaagtcgccgtcaccttcgcaccttcgccccatatagtagtggcgcggcgcgacgggcctaatgtgttagtgaaaaaaaaaaaaaaaaaaattaaactaattgttattttacaatatcttctaaaataaataagagtactttgtagtggtacgtttttttttttttaaccggaacctaagtgcccggcctgaggccgggcacccgtcttattcatgttctaacctaacctaacctatccaaaccttttaaaactagtttggattcttttagacctaagcccaccggcaactacgactaacttaacactgatctagctatctggctttcatcagtgcatcaacagcagcataactagtattaaaatagtaatgagtttttattaatgcatatattcacattaaatcttgaatctaaagtctaaaggaatcaaaactagatttaggttaggttaggttagaacatgtatatgaggggcacttgggttcagttcagtcaaaaattatatattatttactattacttatatttgaatgagaatgaaaaatagcaattattttgaatagttttcagaatgagacagacgggtgtggtagggtaaaatctccaatttaaagttcccttattgcgtgtatgtaatatgtgtttgcatagtactttactataatggtaagcggttcgtgtaacgaccttgcgcgtctatatttacaagtgtgtgggcaggtcgtgtattgattattcgatacttttgaaatatttataattctcaaactcagctctatgtcattaccagtaattgtactggtacttgtataggataattataaaaagtacagtgtgtgcatctaatcaatcactggcaccagaccctcaatgcccttaaattttacctcgttaaaatatttaaagtgtactcattgccttccttggatgtggtagcagtttctcaggctccctcaccggaatcgaaccctgattccccgttacctgcgacaaacaatgaaagtcgccgtcaccttcgcaccttcgccccatatagtagtggcgcggcgcgacgggcctaatgtgttagtgaaaaaaaaaaaaaaaaaaattaaactaattgttattttacaatatcttctaaaataaataagagtactttgtagtggtaaggttttttttttttaaccggaacctaagtgcccggcctgaggccgggcacccgtcttattcatgttctaacctaacctaacctatccaaaccttttaaaactagtttggattcttttagacctaagcccaccggcaactacgactaacgaaacactgatctagctatctggctttcatcagtgcatcaacagcagcataactagtattaaaatagtaatgagtttttattaatgcatatattcacattaaatcttgaatctaaagtctaaaggaatcaaaactagatttaggttaggttaggttagaacatgtatatgaggggcacttgggttcagttcagtcaaaaattatatattatttactattacttatatttgaatgagaatgaaaaatagcaattattttgaatagttttcagaatgagacagacgggtgtggtagggtaaaatctccaatttaaagttcccttattgcgtgtatgtaatatgtgtttgcatagtactttactataatggtaagcggttcgtgtaacgaccttgcgcgtctatatttacaagtgtgtgggcaggtcgtgtattgattattcgatacttttgaaatatttataattctcaaactcagctctatgtcattaccagtaattgtactggtacttgtataggataattataaaaagtacagtgtgtgcatctaatcaatcactggcaccagaccctcaatgcccttaaattttacctcgttaaaatatttaaagtgtactcattgccttccttggatgtggtagcagtttctcaggctccctcaccggaatcgaaccctgattccccgttacctgcgataaacaatgaaagtcgccgtcaccttcgcaccttcgccccatatagtagtggcgcggcgcgacgggcctaatgtgttagtgaaaaaaaaaaaaaaaaaattaaactaattgttattttacaatatcttctaaaataaataagagtactttgtagtggtacgtttttttttttttaaccggaacctaagtgcccggcctgaggccgggcacccgtcttattcatgttctaacctaacctaacctatccaaaccttttaaaactagtttggattcttttagacctaagcccaccggcaactacgactaacgaaacactgatctagctatctggctttcatcagtgcatcaacagcagcataactagtattaaaatagtaatgagtttttattaatgcatatattcacattaaatcttgaatctaaagtctaaaggaatcaaaactagatttaggttaggttaggttagaacatgtatatgaggggcacttgggttcagttcagtcaaaaattatatattat of the Pararge aegeria chromosome 10, ilParAegt1.1, whole genome shotgun sequence genome contains:
- the LOC120626999 gene encoding uncharacterized protein LOC120626999, with protein sequence MNSKGHNALGQIRFIQANLQRSKLATAELLETATRKGISVALVQEPYVGKTGTLKQQPGTRVIQCTLNRQKPVKAAIIVFGDHLEVIQDPQLITETEAAATLMAGTLKLGAVSIYYEGDQDIDPFIMRTQSACHNLGTENLVVGGDVNAWSPWWGSDVENPRGAAYTAFLNSMDLQILNTGSTPTFEMHRGDRLCTSIVDVTACSASLLGRIQGWKVDRSITTSDHNAITFVLQLETALKPLEPVTTRRYNTKKARWSDFATHLRTSLAESEVSPRNIQKVNTPEELEIMTVNYVNIIQEACEQAIPKLGSVKKSTIPPWWSKDLETAKAEVKRKKRRIRNAAPERRQSVVNEYVEAKQKYTEKANCAATESWKEFCNKQERESMWDGVYRVIRKTAGRHEDTLLRDTGGRTLSPAGSAELLANTFYPEDAISTDTPYHKHLRELTKGNQVWEVESLSEDDPPFTTAELDSVLRGLNPKKAPGPDGLTSDICTNAIHCNREVFMAIANKCLSLSHFPKQWKIAHVVILQKPGKEDYTHPKSYRPIGLLSVLGKIVEKMMVGRLQWRIFPTLSRAQYGFMPQRGTEDALYDLVNRIRSEVKQKKIAIMISLDIEGAFDNAWWPALKYQLATRKCPKNLYKMVSSYLTDRKIKVSYARAEHERSTTKGCVQGSIAGPTFWNLLLDSLLVKLADDGVYCQAFADDVVLLFSGHEIESLENKANTILAGVVDWGIRNKLNFAAHKTSAMVITKKLKVRPPELYMSNNRLEIVSETKLLGLRIDDKLTFKSHVAAVCKKTADIYKQLACAAKVTWGLNTEIIRTIYVAVIEPIVLYASSAWYPAAELQMIKSLLDTIQRGYAQKICKAYRTVSLTSALVLSGLLPLDIRIQEAANLYLAKKNITRDYLPPGGELEQWLHYLERPHPSKLKPTEFELLEKLDTETMDSRHITGPQIFTDGSKIGGKVGAALSWWENGKETANATFQLDPACTVFQAELYALYRAAQQAHQSGHPVTNIMSDSKSSLELLENPKLTHPLVKAVREIVEDARMENKEIRLHWIRAHVGTPGNERADELAKEAALKTGHSVDYNKIPLSHVKRKIREESVKKWQARYSTSQTGRVTKMFFPDVGKAYGILRKTKMTPVLCQAFTGHGGLAEYLYRFRLKDSPACECDPNETETVEHLIAECPRFSNHRYELEHQIDREISTRNFHDLVADPERRPDFLRYVEKIFLIAIRRNSNPTPPSPDLSRTTQAPLPQQPCPVQEMPIRQLLLMAERGNPGLRTRGVALFMDNSFERLGIGFCIANDSSRVMISPGLAALANGSTSKNTIRRKIYEALPEVTVAQQPCRILRTKNKVVAIFNWNLLEPPFARASSVLTSFCSTGDTPARIISVDAMAVGYTKGTIEDYIGCIDASKKHQVVVYENRGEDLSYLKPRKKPSETPDWENVPPTIMVTQERKSGAEQLTQKWQEAEKTQGESSQTTSAPTRAFKTAISTFKSAIASMSGEKSKKRAESMTQEVGSALAAFLKPRPQPKTSPSDKRTNAEKGLVEPPTLGVVVTPMDHITNAFLEFMALIKAELEVSRKTCHDILQAYKHQNTGLLTVRLQEAEAVIYDNGRRQTLHGNVEKLDHMAAYSAIAGFVEVDEEAEAEDNKPRFKTPSTDQIVVLAKCTNIMLGQRILEQGNRIAKDEREPLKSWKAPKITWVNGVPGCGKTTWIVRNFEINRDVVLTATTEAKKDLKEKLQAKYGEASTLKVRTMASVLVNGFKEQSERHCERLIVDEALMSHPGSIIMAAKLAHASEMLIIGDENQVPFIDRSNAFSLKYSRPSVFLTINKQLLCTHRNPMDVAYALNEVYDGIYSSNVRIQSLTLKDYTGAEIPKETINTLYLTHTQKEKALLKSLGYGTGEGSRVNTIHEAQGLTSEYVVIVRTTAKKSRIHDEIPHAIVAVSRHTISCIYYTDDNTDAIAKFLLRVRRVKAADIREYNIKMALHDGNETLARRIMSETTMVKSS